The Theileria annulata chromosome 3, complete sequence, *** SEQUENCING IN PROGRESS *** genome has a segment encoding these proteins:
- a CDS encoding uncharacterized protein (note;~Tap-921d01.p1c.cand.10 - score = 12.49), producing MPIHRILRRCFSTRSYKPPTKEILHPYVNEPEHLSLHPTYKTAKITGLQEFIPKDYYRHLRLESTRSGEYLGEDFPYNFLGKTRVWRNRKYNVKVNPVPIDVSRIKCVDYYKRLQVWSAHWFENGIRRMRWFRCAYGFNRAKKAAEEFRKTLIMAGRVYDMKTESQKRLESERLKSLRHLRSKRFEFVVKRKL from the exons ATGCCCATACACAGGATTCTCAGAAGGTGTTTTTCAACACGTAGTTATAAGCCACCAACTAAGGAGATTTTACATCCCTACGTCAATG AGCCTGAACATTTATCACTTCATCCGACCTATAAAACTGCGAAGATTACTGGCTTGCAAGAATTTATACCCAAAGATTACTACCGACATTTG AGGTTGGAGTCGACCAGAAGCGGCGAGTATTTGGGAGAGGATTTCCCTTACAATTTTCTGGGTAAAACTCGAGTCTGGCGAAATCgtaaatataatgtaaaGGTGAATCCAGTCCCTATTGATGTTTCTAGAATAAAATGTGTTGATTATTACAAGAG GCTCCAAGTATGGTCTGCACATTGGTTTGAAAACGGAATCCGGAGAATGAGATGGTTCAGATGTGCTTACGGGTTCAATAGAGCTAAAAAGGCTGCTGAAGAGTTTAGGAAAACATTGATAATGGCAGGTCGGGTTTACGATATGAAAACTGAGAGTCAAAAACGCCTAGAATCTGAGAGACTTAAATCACTTCGACATTTAAGGAGCAAAAGGTTTGAATTTGTTGTAAAAAGAAAGCTGTAA
- a CDS encoding uncharacterized protein (SMART 3 transmembrane domains at aa 60-78, 95-117 and 144-166;~4 probable transmembrane helices predicted for TA17410 by TMHMM2.0 at aa 28-50, 60-78, 95-117 and 144-166;~Signal anchor predicted for TA17410 by SignalP 2.0 HMM (Signal peptide probability 0.001, signal anchor probability 0.994) with cleavage site probability 0.000 between residues 40 and 41): protein MSQFTGRGHQLDRDSSLPFSGFRFLVRFLYFSVVFQASVCYIFFSLGVLFSLNSFHNHMIGLYAFVFGILTFLYNIPFKPVKDKVLLFFPKLGTFILLIPANFYLYMLIIVILIIPFNLLLEEDIVKHTLYFLIGIPGVGNSDSFQYQLGSILFSLLGFIGTLVSFRHKDIISSFLEPISLPQQEP, encoded by the coding sequence ATGAGTCAGTTTACTGGAAGGGGTCACCAACTTGATCGAGATTCTTCCTTACCTTTTTCTGGTTTTAGATTTCTAGTTCggtttttatatttttcgGTTGTATTTCAAGCTTCAgtttgttatatatttttttctttagGGGTTCTTTTCTCCTTAAACTCATTTCACAATCACATGATTGGTTTGTATGCATTTGTTTTTGGAATTTTAACATTCTTGTACAACATTCCCTTTAAACCTGTAAAGGATAAAGTTCTCTTGTTCTTTCCAAAGCTAGGTACTTTTATATTACTAATTCCAgctaatttttatttatacatgttaattatagttattttaataattccCTTTAACCTTCTTTTAGAGGAAGACATTGTGAAGCATAccctttattttttaattggAATACCAGGCGTAGGAAATTCTGACAGCTTTCAATACCAGCTTGGCTCAATTCTTTTCTCATTACTTGGTTTTATTGGGACTCTTGTTTCTTTTCGACATAAAGATATTATTAGCTCCTTTTTGGAACCTATTAGTCTACCACAACAAGAACCTTAG
- a CDS encoding uncharacterized protein (note;~Tap-921d01.p1c.cand.9 - score = 28.63;~Signal peptide predicted for TA17405 by SignalP 2.0 HMM (Signal peptide probability 0.855, signal anchor probability 0.122) with cleavage site probability 0.567 between residues 29 and 30), producing the protein MSLFLLKFDLYNLLILILLQGVVFPPSYSLKEPVNLDIKSYSLNDDIKKISKFRKWTTFKVTDPVNKRIGEVKYGAIIIMKDTTDDISERIVYFKVLRRLLEKYIVKIVSIIKDVPYTDEFIIIDTEFDKKCIKIQREPIDINIRRIDKTILNVNNSIEGWTEYSIRNEITSQYRMGSIFEGSTVIISDSTNSNIRLRYLHVTKDHSYSNMMHLCLPFLRVSYPKIVRVFTYYHEGERSFDEFVQTSRNGIKVYTELVRSSASLDLSLKNNKYIKKTRTESDNYQHIISDRFKNWWKIGKVTNKSLLIVDDDESVRLRSVYTHVDDINFEFVEVKTCHKRGDCKKCKYVLENNTYKESTCKLDMDDLKESASMGNMFSSDDKLSNINSEKYLKGIVSFDKLKSSTNDIVVDVMNPSSDHFAIDMLPSSKGIFFSLNKELMGKDNYLRLTRGDKSLVYVHLYKASELEFVVKMGENEEPRILMWVKCGIDLFKADEFIIIDSIRNRAMYLSNKIDSKVKEFINYIVN; encoded by the coding sequence ATGTCACTCTTCTTGTTAAAATTTGACCTTtataatcttttaatattaattttacttcAAGGTGTAGTATTTCCTCCCTCCTATTCACTCAAAGAACCTGTTAACTTAGATATTAAGTCATATTCTCTGAACGATGATATAAAAAAGATATCCAAGTTTAGAAAATGGACAACATTCAAGGTCACAGATCCAGTTAACAAGAGAATTGGGGAGGTGAAATATGGAGcaataattattatgaaGGACACTACAGATGATATATCAGAGAGGATTGTTTACTTCAAAGTTTTAAGACGtttattagaaaaatacattgtaaaaatagtgtcaataataaaagatGTTCCTTATACTGATGagtttataataatagaCACAGAATTTGAcaaaaaatgtataaaaatacagAGGGAACCAATAGATATAAACATTAGAAGAATTGACAAAACTATACttaatgtaaataattcCATAGAAGGATGGACTGAATATTCTATAAGGAATGAAATTACATCTCAGTATAGAATGGGAAGTATATTTGAAGGATCTACAGTGATAATTTCTGATTCCACaaatagtaatattagATTAAGATATCTACATGTAACAAAGGATCATAGTTACTCGAATATGATGCATCTTTGTTTGCCATTTCTTAGAGTCTCATATCCCAAAATTGTTAGGGTTTTTACTTATTACCATGAAGGTGAGAGGTCTTTTGATGAGTTTGTGCAAACAAGTAGAAATGGAATTAAAGTATACACTGAGCTTGTTAGAAGTTCTGCTAGTTTAGATTTATcattgaaaaataataagtACATTAAAAAAACAAGAACGGAATCAGATAATTATCAGCACATCATTTCTGATAGGTTTAAAAACTGGTGGAAGATCGGAAAAGTAACTAACAAATCCTTATTAATAGTTGATGACGACGAGAGTGTTAGACTTAGAAGTGTTTATACACACGTAgatgatataaattttgaatttgtaGAGGTGAAAACCTGCCATAAAAGGGGCGATTGCAAAAAGTGTAAATATGTATTGGAAAACAATACATACAAAGAATCTACTTGCAAATTAGATATGGATGATTTGAAAGAAAGTGCCTCAATGGGAAACATGTTCTCCTCAGATGACAAACTTTCTAATATAAACTCTGAGAAATACTTAAAGGGTATAGTTTCTTTCGATAAACTTAAATCGTCTACTAATGATATAGTTGTCGATGTAATGAATCCTTCCTCAGATCACTTTGCAATAGATATGTTACCATCATCAAAGggaatatttttttcacTAAATAAAGAACTAATGGGTAAAGACAATTATCTAAGATTGACTAGAGGTGACAAATCGCTTGTTTATGTTCACTTGTATAAAGCATCCGAGTTAGAATTTGTAGTAAAAATGGGAGAAAATGAAGAACCAAGGATATTAATGTGGGTTAAATGTGGTATAGATCTTTTCAAAGCTGACGAATTCATAATTATAGATTCAATTAGGAATAGAGCAATGTATTTATCAAACAAAATAGATTCAAAAGTGAAGgagtttattaattatattgtaAACTAA
- a CDS encoding farnesyl pyrophosphate synthetase, putative (note;~SMART pfam:polyprenyl_synt (PF00348) at aa 46-329, E()=2.30e-34;~1 probable transmembrane helix predicted for TA17400 by TMHMM2.0 at aa 132-154), with the protein MDSSYNLTKDDIHKCNGLLKDFFPKFLELAINELKTYGLSQNVLLYYSYAVQYNLQGGKMLRGTMVLSTVKSLCGTNIPENLMTQTLIVGMYNSNHLKQFIVAWCVELLQTSFLVADDIIDKSTKRRSNTCWYLVPTIGVSNAINDVMFLYTLIYRILFNTMKDSKKFLEIIETFNRVSMTTILGQHLDIYESNSDVLFHDSKEATKLFAEICKNKTSYYSFFLPLKLGMMLSGVELSNLFYSKVESISILIGTLFQAQDDYLDCYGDPDNFGKNGTDIQTRKCSWLLSQALTIASEEQKNLIKENIGHDDNSKVDVVKSIYRELEMDKHFLNYTLYAENKINRYFLVNKLQFSEIDKVENQGKVVGIKTVLKWCLELITNRSK; encoded by the exons atgGATTCTTCTTATAATCTCACGAAGGATGATATTCATAAGTGTAATGGCTTGTTAAAGGATTTCTTTCCCAAGTTCTTGGAACTTGCAATCAATGAATTGAAAACCTATGGACTATCTCAGAACGTTCTTCTGTATTATTCATATGCAGTTCAATACAACCTACAAG GAGGGAAGATGTTGAGAGGAACAATGGTATTGTCGACAGTCAAATCACTTTGCGGAACCAACATTCCAGAGAATCTTATGACTCAAACACTAATAGTCGGTATGTATAATAGTAATCATCTCAAACAATTCATTGTAGCCTGGTGTGTTGAGTTGTTGCAAACGTCCTTTCTTGTTGCAGATGATATAATTGACAAAAGTACCAAAAGACGCTCTAATACATGCTG GTATCTAGTTCCAACAATAGGAGTTTCGAACGCCATAAACGATGTAATGTTCCTTTATACCTTAATCTACAG AATACTATTTAACACAATGAAGGATAGTAAAAAGTTTCTGGAAATAATCGAAACATTCAATAGAGTTTCAATGACCACAATACTGGGCCAACACCTCGATATCTACGAGTCAAACAGTGATGTATTATTTCATGATTCTAAAGAAGCAACGAAGTTATTTGCTGagatttgtaaaaataaaacgTCCTATTATTCATTCTTTCTGCCACTTAAATTAG GCATGATGTTAAGCGGTGTAGAACTGTCGAACCTATTTTATTCTAAAGTTGAGTCGATATCAATTCTTATAGGGACACTATTTCaa GCGCAAGACGATTATCTAGATTGTTATGGAGATCCAGATAATTTTGGTAAAAACGGAACCGACATTCAGACGAGAAAATGTTCTTGGCTCCTTTCACAA gCACTAACTATAGCTTCAGAGGAACAAAAGAACCTAATAAAGGAAAATATAGGTCATGATGACAATTCAAAGGTGGATGTGGTCAAGAGTATTTATAGAGAGTTGGAGATGGATAAACactttttaaattatacgTTATACGCTGAAAATAAGATTAACAGGTATTTTCTAGtgaataaattacaatttaGTGAAATTGATAAGGTAGAGAACCAAGGTAAGgt agTAGGAATAAAAACGGTTTTAAAGTGGTGTCTGGAACTTATTACAAATAGGTCAAAGTGA
- a CDS encoding multiprotein bridging factor (type 1), putative (note;~Tap-921d01.p1c.cand.8 - score = 17.56;~SMART HTH_XRE (SM0530) at aa 80-135, E()=1.04e-07) produces the protein MSYQDWKPVVWTKHENFKGPNKESALNKARRAGVELDTQKKFLGGQNKTTKSFLPPNAAKIENENESFHIERVSFAFRTALQKARMAKNMTQIQLARAINENETLIKEYENGSGIPNGQVIQKLNRVLGVKLPPSRESKSKSLEL, from the exons ATGTCATACCAAGATTGGAAGCCTGTAGTTTGGACTAAACATGAGAATTTCAAGGGTCCTAACAAAGAATCCGCACTTAACAAGGCCAGACGTGCTGGAGTAGAGCTTGATACTCAAAAGAAAT ttCTTGGAGGTCAAAACAAGACAActaaatcatttttacCCCCTAA TGCTGCAAAGATTGAGAATGAAAATGAATCATTTCACATCGAGCGGGTTTCATTTGCCTTTCGTACCGCTTTACAAAAGGCCAGAATGGCCAAAAATATGACTCAAATTCAGCTAGCTCGAGcaataaatgaaaatgaaacTTTGATAAAGGAATACGAAAATGGAAGT gGAATACCAAATGGTCAAGTAATCCAAAAGTTGAACCGAGTTCTAGGTGTAAAATTACCCCCTTCAAGAGAATCCAAATCGAAATCTCTTGAATTATGA
- a CDS encoding uncharacterized protein (note) translates to METKIPDITLLKVPKFLAHQWRNSENHSIIGNCRRSESGELEELRVNCEGEFRFFNCRKTTLSNPVAVQIDPKASSLRFIGKLSECLTIFPSLDQAYKRKLKERHISANVKKTRSTTDETREDPSFDSSETIFKYYNPKTTTVAGLMSDDGSRPLEDTPYSRARAKSKKLPTMDPDELKLKIFKIFESEEAKDGIQLKRVVQLTGQPLQNVKSAVEEIAIQKRYLRNKYLYILKHFN, encoded by the exons ATGGAAACTAAAATTCCGGACATAACTTTGCttaaa GTTCCTAAATTTTTGGCACATCAATGGCGAAATAGTGAAAATCACTCCATTATTGGCAATTGTAGAAGGAGTGAATCA GGAGAATTAGAAGAGCTTAGAGTAAACTGTGAAGGTGAATTTCGGTTCTTTAATTGTAGAAAAACTACATTATCAAATCCTGTTGCTGTACAAATAGATCCAAAAGCGTCAAGTTTGCGATTTATCGGCAAACTCTCAGAATGTTTGACCATATTTCCTTCTCTGGATCAGGCTTATAAAAGG AAACTTAAGGAAAGACACATTTCTGCAAACGTCAAAAAAA CTAGGAGCACAACTGATGAAACTAGGGAGGATCCATCTTTTGATTCTTCTGAAACA attttcaaatattataatcCGAAAACAACGACAGTTGCTGGATTGATGTCAGATGATGGTTCACGTCCTCTTGAGGATACTCCTTACAGTCGTGCTAGGGCAAAAA gcAAAAAATTACCCACAATGGATCCTGATGAGTTAAAACtgaaaattttcaaaatatttgaGTCGGAAGAAGCAAAAGATGGAATTCAATTGAAGAGGGTCGTTCAACTCACTGGCCAACCTTTACAAAATGTCAAATCAGCTGTCGAGGAAATAGCTATTCAAAAGAGGTATTTAAGAAACAAATATCTATATATTcttaaacattttaattaa
- a CDS encoding adp-ribosylation factor (ARF homologue), putative (note;~Tap-921d01.p1c.cand.6 - score = 16.14) — MKKSSTIHILLCGLRGSGKTLLLYKTLIPKWESTNSEILPTPLYHYEEFKHNGKTLGLWDFSGDPVVRNISNYVSRQVEVRGVVFVVNILDMNETKNTEVINWLCSLESESSLSYSRFVVLFNGTNDLFRGENYENFMQKLEPIKSRLGSRIMCKNVNTIKGLDDPGWPIVLDFIISQPSNSNKKSNKSRE; from the exons ATGAAAAAATCTTCAACTATACACATACTATTATGTGGATTAAGGGGCTCAGGCAAGACTTTATTGCTATATAAAACTCTCATTCCAA AATGGGAAAGTACCAATTCTGAAATATTACCTACACCTTTATATCATTATGAAGAGTTTAAGCACAACGGGAAAACTCTTGGATTATGGGATTTTAGTGGAGACCCTGTT gtgaggaatatttcaaattatgTGAGCAGGCAGGTGGAAGTCAGAGGTGTAGTTTTCGTTGTCAATATCTTGGACATGAATGAAACTAAGAATACAGAAGTCATAAATTGGTTATGTTCTTTGGAATCTGAGAGTTCATTATCTTATTCACGATTTGTTGTTTTGTTCAATGGTACAAATGATTTATTCAGAGGAGAAAActatgaaaattttatgcAAAAATTGGAGCCTATAAAGTCAAGATTAGGATCAAgaataatgtgtaaaaatgTCAACACGATTAAAGGGTTAGATGATCCCGGTTGGCCAATAGTTCTAGATTTCATAATTTCACAACCTTCTAattcaaataaaaaatcGAATAAATCTAGAGAATGA
- a CDS encoding 40S ribosomal protein S5, putative (note;~Tap-921d01.p1c.C.cand.8 - score = 18.35;~SMART pfam:Ribosomal_S7 domain (PF00177) at aa 40-192, E()=1.30e-59): protein MTNTEVALFRKWSYDDVSLTDLSLVDCIAIQGKARVFTPHTAGRYQKKRFRKTQCPIVERLVNSMMMHGRNNGKKLKAIRIVNHAFEIIHVMTDKNPVQVFVDAVKNGGPREDSTRIGSAGVVRRQAVDVSPLRRVNQAIYLICTGARNAAFRNIKTIAECLADEIINCAKESPSSYAIKKKDEIERVAKANR from the exons atgaCAAACACAGAAGTCGCCCTGTTTCGCAAATGGTCATACGATGACGTCAGCCTTACAGATTTGTCATTG GTCGATTGCATTGCAATACAAGGTAAAGCTAGAGTTTTTACCCCGCATACCGCTGGAAGATACCAAAAGAAAAGGTTCAGGAAAACACAGTGCCCAATAGTCGAACGTTTAGTCAACTCAATGATGATGCACGGAAG GAATAACGGAAAAAAACTCAAGGCAATAAGGATAGTAAACCACGCATTCGAAATCATACATGTCATGACAGATAAAAACCCAGTGCAAGTCTTCGTAGACGCAGTTAAAAACGGAGGACCACGTGAAGATTCCACCAGAATAGGATCAGCAGGTGTAGTCAGACGTCAAGCAGTTGACGTCTCACCACTTAGACGAGTAAATCAAGCAATCTATCTCATTTGCACTGGAGCAAG GAACGCAGCCTTCAGAAATATCAAAACTATCGCCGAGTGCCTAGCAGACGAGATTATTAACTGTGCCAAGGAATCACCCTCCTCATACGCAATCAAAAAGAAGGATGAAATCGAACGTGTAGCCAAAGCCAACAgatga